From the genome of Deltaproteobacteria bacterium:
AAACCGAACCAGGGCCGGGTCCAGCCTTGTACAAATCTCCCGGCACTGGGAACTCCCTTGCGCCAAATCGATCCAAACCACGCGCGGCGCGCCGGATCGTGGGAACACGCCGCCACTGCCGCCCTGGGCAACAAACCCCTTGCCCACCGCCGCCCGCATGGCGTCACCAATGGCCGGCACCCGATCCTTGTCCACCTCGCCCAAAAACCTGAGGGTCACATGGGCCAGTTCCGGCCGCGTCCAGGACACGCGGGAAGCCAGGCGCGGCCGCCACGTGTCCTGAATCCGGCGCATGATCCGGA
Proteins encoded in this window:
- the thpR gene encoding RNA 2',3'-cyclic phosphodiesterase — encoded protein: MRLFIDVPVSGDYVRIMRRIQDTWRPRLASRVSWTRPELAHVTLRFLGEVDKDRVPAIGDAMRAAVGKGFVAQGGSGGVFPRSGAPRVVWIDLAQGSSQCREICTRLDPALVRFGFAPESRPFVAHVTMARVKVAAGRDDWPGLLRDLGGVWPQWTVDRIVLWQSVLAASGPRYTIVDEVMLGDGDHGRKIGIDSEIAFP